GCCCGCAAACACCAGTGGCGCATTGGCTACGCTTACTTCGGCCTGGCCCGGATTGGGATACAGGGTCATGGCCGCACCATAGGCCAGTGGCTGTGCCGCGCCGGTGGCCGGCTGAAAGCTGAGCGTTGCGCCCGCCTCTACGAAGGCCCGGCGCAGGCGCACGGTCTGGGTGTAGCCGCCTTTATCGCCGGCCGGGAGCACGCCGTTCTGCTTAAGCTGGCTCACCACGTAGTCTACGGCCAGCTGGTAGCCGGGCGTGCCGGGCAGGCGGCCTCGCAGGCGGTCGTCGGCCAGGTAGCGCACGTGCGCTTCGAGGGCGGCGGGCTGCACGGTGGGCAGGGCCGCGATGGCAGCAGGGTCGATGCCCTGGGCAGCGGCCAGCCGGCTGGCAAGCAGGCTGGCGACCGCCAGGAGTTTAGTAGCTTGATGCATATCGAATTTTTTGCGGTGTTAAAGTGTCGGGTCTGGCCTTGAGCAGAAAGGCTTTTTCCCCTACCTGCTAGGTTTCCGTCAGCACCGTTTTGAAGCCGGCCAGGCGGCCGGCCGCATCGCGGCCCAGCGCGTAGGCGTGCACCTGCGGTCCGGAGCCGACCCGGTACACCTGCGTGCCGTCCAGTTCCTGTTTCAGGTATAGCTGCAAGGCTTTGAAGCGGTTGGCTATAGCTACATCGCCCGTCACGCCGTTGTCGGCGGTATGGTTGCGCAGAAACTCGGTTAGCTCCACTTGCTCCACTTTCGCGCCGGCTGGCTCGCCCACTACTTGCAGCAGCTTATCGACGGGCAGGTTGCCGGCCGGGGCAGCGTAGCTCACGGGCTCCAGCGGCGCATCCGATTCGCTGATGAAATTAAGGCCCTGCGTCAGCCTTTGCAGCTGAGCCAGGGTGGTATCGTCGGCGGCCGGTGCCGCCCCGGTAGCTGCCGCACCGAGTCCACTGCCGCCGTCCACCTTAGCCGCAATGGCGGCGGCCAGCGCCCGCATCCGGTCGTCGGCCACCTTTATTTTCGGGTTGGCGAAGTTCATATCCGCCACCTTGTTCAGCGGGATGAGGTGAATGTGCGCGTGCGGCACTTCCAGCCCAATCACGGCCACGCCGATGCGCTTGCAGGGCACGGCCGCCTGCACGCCCTTGGCCACGCGCTGCGCAAATACGTGCAGCGCCGCCAGCTCTTGCGGCGATAAATCGAATATATAGTCGATTTCTTTTTTCGGAATCACCAGCGTATGGCCTTCTACCAGCGGCGTGATATCAAGAAAGGCCAGGTGGTCGGCGTCTTCGGCGACCTTGTAGGCGGGCAGCTCGCCCGAAACGATGCGGGAGAAAATAGAGGCCATTTTTTAATGGTTAATGAAGCAATGGTCAATGGGTAATGACAAAGTAACTGCGCTGACCATTTCGAGAAGCAGTTCACAAAAAAAGCAGCGCCGGCGGCGCTGCTTTTTAAAGGCAATTAACCATTGACCAGTAATCAATTAACCATTAGACCTGTTCCTAAATCAGGAAAATCAAGAAAAACGTTGGTCATGCTGAGCTTGTCGAAGCATCCCTACCGAACGACACCCGACCGAAGCGGTAGAGATGCTTCGACAAGCTCAGCATGACGTTCTTTTGATTTTTTATTTATTTAGAAAAAACTATATTAACTACTAGCGCCCCACTTCCAGAATCTGAAACTGGAGCTTGCCGGCAGGCACCGTGATTTCGGCCAGGTCGCCGGCCGATTTACCCAGCAGGCCCTTGCCGATAGGCGATTTTACCGAGATTTTACCAGCTGCCAGGTTGGCCTCTTCCTCGGCTACCAGCAGGTAGTCGAGTATCATATTATTTTTAAGATTTTTCAGCTTCACTTTGCTCTGAATGAGCACCTTGCTGAAATCCATATTGGTTTCGTCCAGGATGCGGGCATTGCCCAGCACTTCTTCGAGCTTCGCTATTTTCAACTCAAGCAGGCCCTGGGCGTCTTTGGCGGCGTCGTACTCGGCGTTTTCGCTCAGGTCGCCTTTGTCGCGGGCTTCGCGCAGGTCTTCGGCGGCCTTGGCCCGGCCCCGGACTTTGAGGTCCTGGAGTTCGTCTTTCAGCTTTTGCAGGCCCTCGGCGGTGTAATAATTAATAGTAGCCATAAGTTTAGGACTGTTTTCGCGTGGCGGGTGGGTCAGGTAAAAAAGAAAGAGAACGGCTGGCACATCGGCCAGCCGTTCTCCCCTATTGGTAACGCAAAGATAGGGCAAAAAGTGGGAAAGCAAGGCGCCTGTCCCCGCAACCCCGCGCTACCGCAGCGCGGCGATTTTAGCTACCAGCACCTCATTGATGCGCTGATAGCTCTGGTGCGTCCAGCCACCAATATGAGGCGAGAGCACCACGTTGGGCGCCGTGCGCAGGTAGTCGAACGTAGCCTGCTGGGCGGGCGTGAGCGTAGCGAGCTTTTCGTTGTCTAGTACGTCGAGGGCGGCCCCACGCACCTGGCCGCTTTGCAGGCGCGCTACCAATGCCACCTGGTCCAGCACTTCGCCCCGCGCTGTGTTCATAAACCAGATGCGGTGCTGAAACCCGGCCAAGAATGTCTCATTCAC
The sequence above is drawn from the Hymenobacter baengnokdamensis genome and encodes:
- a CDS encoding nuclease A inhibitor family protein produces the protein MASIFSRIVSGELPAYKVAEDADHLAFLDITPLVEGHTLVIPKKEIDYIFDLSPQELAALHVFAQRVAKGVQAAVPCKRIGVAVIGLEVPHAHIHLIPLNKVADMNFANPKIKVADDRMRALAAAIAAKVDGGSGLGAAATGAAPAADDTTLAQLQRLTQGLNFISESDAPLEPVSYAAPAGNLPVDKLLQVVGEPAGAKVEQVELTEFLRNHTADNGVTGDVAIANRFKALQLYLKQELDGTQVYRVGSGPQVHAYALGRDAAGRLAGFKTVLTET
- the greA gene encoding transcription elongation factor GreA produces the protein MATINYYTAEGLQKLKDELQDLKVRGRAKAAEDLREARDKGDLSENAEYDAAKDAQGLLELKIAKLEEVLGNARILDETNMDFSKVLIQSKVKLKNLKNNMILDYLLVAEEEANLAAGKISVKSPIGKGLLGKSAGDLAEITVPAGKLQFQILEVGR